A single window of Actinoallomurus bryophytorum DNA harbors:
- a CDS encoding cystathionine gamma-synthase → MDGFNDVTGFDTLAIHAGQDPDPTTGAVVPPIYQVSTYKQDGIGGLRGGYEYSRTANPTRAALEECLAALEGGVRGLAFASGMAAEDTLLRAICKPGDHVVIPDDAYGGTYRLISKVLSRWGLEYDPVSVASVEAVRAAIRPDTRVVWVETPTNPLLGIADIAALAQVAHDAGALLVVDNTFASPYLQRPLALGADVVVHSTTKYLGGHSDVLGGALVVSDVGLGGELAFYQNSMGAVGGPFDAWLTLRGIKTLGVRMDRHCANAARIAEFLVRHPKVGSVRYPGLPDHPGHEVAAKQMKAFGGMVSFQLTGGEEEAVRVCEETRLFILGESLGGVESLIEHPARMTHASVTGSPLEVPADLVRLSVGIEDADDLLADLERALG, encoded by the coding sequence ATGGACGGTTTCAACGACGTGACCGGCTTCGACACACTTGCCATTCACGCTGGCCAGGACCCCGACCCCACCACGGGGGCGGTCGTCCCGCCGATATATCAGGTCTCCACCTACAAGCAGGACGGCATCGGAGGGCTGCGCGGCGGCTATGAGTACAGCCGTACGGCCAACCCCACGCGTGCCGCGCTCGAAGAGTGCCTCGCGGCGCTCGAGGGCGGCGTGCGCGGGCTCGCGTTCGCGTCCGGAATGGCGGCCGAGGACACGCTGCTCCGGGCGATCTGTAAGCCGGGCGATCATGTGGTCATCCCCGATGACGCCTACGGGGGCACGTACCGCCTCATCTCCAAGGTCCTGTCCCGATGGGGCCTGGAGTACGACCCGGTGTCGGTGGCCAGCGTCGAGGCCGTACGCGCCGCCATCCGGCCCGACACCAGGGTGGTCTGGGTGGAGACGCCCACCAACCCGCTCCTGGGCATCGCCGACATCGCCGCGCTCGCACAGGTCGCCCATGACGCCGGCGCGCTGCTCGTCGTGGACAACACGTTCGCGTCGCCGTACCTGCAGCGGCCCCTGGCGCTCGGCGCCGACGTGGTCGTGCATTCGACCACCAAGTACCTCGGCGGCCATTCCGACGTCCTGGGCGGCGCGCTGGTCGTCTCCGACGTCGGCCTCGGCGGCGAACTGGCCTTCTACCAGAACTCCATGGGTGCGGTCGGCGGTCCGTTCGACGCCTGGCTGACCCTGCGCGGCATCAAGACCCTCGGCGTGCGGATGGACCGGCACTGCGCCAACGCCGCGCGCATCGCGGAGTTCCTGGTGCGGCATCCGAAGGTCGGCTCGGTGCGCTATCCCGGGCTGCCGGACCACCCGGGCCACGAGGTGGCGGCCAAGCAGATGAAGGCGTTCGGCGGGATGGTGTCCTTCCAGCTCACCGGCGGCGAGGAGGAGGCCGTACGCGTGTGCGAGGAGACCCGGCTGTTCATCCTCGGGGAGTCCCTCGGCGGTGTGGAGTCGCTGATCGAGCACCCGGCCCGCATGACGCACGCCTCGGTCACCGGCTCACCGCTGGAGGTGCCGGCCGACCTCGTACGCCTGTCGGTGGGCATCGAGGACGCCGACGACCTCCTGGCGGACCTGGAGCGGGCGCTGGGCTGA
- a CDS encoding MMPL family transporter, giving the protein MFGWLGRTVVRHPWWTIVTWLVAAAVAVALAPKLDTHTDQQDFLPTKYESVQAGKLADSAFPSGSQKTSNELMVVKRSDGQPLTAADQTKIGQAAQTLQAKHYPNVTAVQTGPQALSKNHRVQVVAIPLPIGWTDQKLEKKNEDGIKQFRLGAADVFKGSGLQYGVTGQVSSTVDNADSDNKTLALIGVATIALIIILILAIFRAPLAAALPIVVIALVLFVSNSVSAIIGKAFGLKFDPSLETLIVIVLFGIGTDYILFLLFRFRERLRLGEDKKTAMMVTVERVGEAITSAAGAVIVAFLVLLLAKFKSFGALGPQLAIAVGVMLITALTLVPALLSLLGRAVFWPSKSWQKEPTGSFYTRLGNAVGRRPLVTAVASGIVLLALAAATLGFKADYDFSAGQPQSTESAKALKDLQASLPPGLTDPTQVYVKGNGPLDKPAIEQFRQTLMHANGVGQVQPAEINPAGTVAKIGVVLKLNPSSNEAINLVKGPLRTTAHQNAPPGTTVLVGGTTAVFGDINKVNSRDLSVILPVAVALIAIILALLLRSLVAPVYLVIAVLLGFTATLGSSVLLFQGAEGKPGLTFQLPIILYLFVLAIGTDYNILMIARLREEAREGHEPRRAAAVGIQHAGPTVAAAGIILAGTFAVLLISPLSFLAQIGFGVAIGILLSAFVVSTFFVPALTALIGHAAWWPGHADRAKNNGSGPPAEEPSELAGQPN; this is encoded by the coding sequence GTGTTCGGATGGCTGGGTCGTACGGTCGTACGGCACCCATGGTGGACGATCGTGACCTGGCTGGTGGCAGCCGCCGTCGCCGTTGCGCTCGCACCTAAGCTCGACACGCATACCGACCAGCAGGACTTCCTGCCCACGAAGTACGAGTCGGTCCAGGCGGGGAAACTGGCCGACAGTGCCTTCCCCAGCGGCAGCCAGAAGACCAGCAACGAGCTCATGGTCGTCAAGCGGAGTGACGGACAGCCGCTCACGGCCGCCGACCAGACGAAGATCGGCCAGGCGGCGCAGACGCTGCAGGCCAAGCACTACCCCAACGTGACCGCGGTCCAGACCGGGCCGCAGGCTCTCTCCAAGAACCACCGCGTTCAGGTCGTCGCCATCCCGCTGCCCATCGGCTGGACCGACCAGAAGCTGGAAAAGAAGAACGAAGACGGCATCAAACAGTTCCGCCTGGGTGCCGCCGACGTCTTCAAGGGCAGTGGCCTGCAGTACGGCGTGACCGGCCAGGTCTCCAGCACCGTCGACAACGCCGACTCGGACAACAAGACCCTGGCGTTGATCGGTGTCGCCACGATCGCGCTGATCATCATCCTGATCCTGGCGATCTTCCGCGCTCCCCTCGCGGCGGCGCTACCGATCGTTGTGATCGCTTTGGTCCTCTTCGTGTCGAACTCGGTCTCCGCGATCATCGGTAAGGCGTTCGGCCTGAAGTTCGACCCCAGCCTCGAAACGCTGATCGTCATCGTGCTGTTCGGCATCGGCACCGACTACATCCTGTTCCTGCTCTTCCGTTTCCGTGAGCGTCTACGCCTCGGCGAGGACAAGAAGACCGCGATGATGGTCACGGTCGAGCGGGTGGGCGAGGCGATCACGTCGGCCGCGGGTGCGGTGATCGTGGCGTTCCTGGTGCTCCTGCTCGCCAAGTTCAAGTCCTTCGGAGCGCTCGGCCCGCAGCTGGCGATCGCGGTCGGCGTCATGCTCATCACGGCGCTCACGCTCGTCCCGGCCCTCCTGTCGCTCCTCGGCCGCGCCGTGTTCTGGCCGTCCAAGTCGTGGCAGAAGGAGCCGACGGGGAGCTTCTACACGCGGCTGGGCAACGCCGTGGGACGCCGCCCGCTGGTCACGGCGGTCGCCTCCGGCATCGTCCTGCTCGCCCTCGCCGCCGCGACACTGGGCTTCAAGGCCGACTACGACTTCAGCGCCGGACAGCCGCAGAGCACAGAGTCGGCCAAGGCGCTGAAGGACCTGCAGGCGAGCCTGCCGCCCGGCCTCACGGACCCCACCCAGGTCTACGTCAAGGGCAACGGCCCCCTCGACAAGCCGGCGATCGAGCAGTTCCGGCAGACGTTGATGCACGCGAACGGCGTCGGGCAGGTCCAGCCGGCCGAGATCAACCCCGCTGGCACGGTCGCCAAGATCGGTGTCGTACTCAAGCTCAACCCGAGTTCGAACGAGGCCATCAACCTCGTCAAGGGACCGCTTCGGACCACCGCGCACCAGAACGCGCCTCCCGGCACGACGGTGCTGGTCGGTGGCACCACGGCCGTCTTCGGGGACATCAACAAGGTCAACAGTCGCGACCTCTCGGTGATCCTGCCCGTGGCGGTGGCACTGATCGCGATCATCCTGGCTCTGCTGCTGCGCTCGCTGGTCGCCCCGGTGTACCTGGTGATCGCGGTGCTGCTCGGCTTCACGGCAACGCTCGGGTCGAGCGTCCTGCTGTTCCAGGGAGCGGAGGGCAAACCCGGCCTGACGTTCCAGCTGCCGATCATCCTCTACCTGTTCGTGCTGGCCATCGGGACCGACTACAACATCCTGATGATCGCGCGACTACGTGAGGAGGCTCGGGAGGGCCACGAGCCGCGTCGTGCGGCGGCGGTCGGCATCCAGCACGCCGGCCCGACCGTGGCGGCCGCCGGGATCATCCTGGCGGGCACCTTCGCCGTGCTGCTGATTTCGCCGCTGTCCTTCCTGGCCCAGATCGGGTTCGGCGTGGCGATCGGCATCCTGCTCTCGGCGTTCGTGGTCTCCACCTTCTTCGTGCCCGCGCTCACCGCGCTGATCGGGCACGCGGCATGGTGGCCCGGCCACGCCGACCGGGCGAAGAACAACGGCTCAGGCCCACCGGCCGAAGAGCCCTCTGAGCTGGCAGGGCAGCCTAACTGA
- a CDS encoding cystathionine beta-synthase — protein sequence MRVHNSLTELMGNTPLLRLHKVTAGARAQVLAKIEYFNPGGSVKDRIAVRMIEAAEASGALRPGGTIVEPTSGNTGVGLAIVAQEKGYRCVFVCPDKVAGDKIAVLRAYGAEVVVCPSAVAPEHPESYYSVSDRLAEEINGGWKPDQYANPNNPRSHYETTGPEIWEQTEGRITHFVAGIGTGGTITGTGRYLKEISNGRVRVIGADPEGSVYSGGSGRPYLVEGVGEDIWPQTYDRTICDQVIAVSDKDSFTMTRRLAREEALLVGGSCGLAAVAAIRVAAEADPDDVIVVLLPDGGRGYLSKIFNDDWMADYGFLSSETEEPRISDVLSRKGSVLPEFVHVHPHESVGTAVSILREYDVSQLPVMKEEPPVMAAEVVGSVGERDLLEALVSGRATADDPLEDHMAPPLPMVGSGEPVSEAVGVLEKAGAAVVLVDGKPAGLITRQDLLGFLAGT from the coding sequence GTGCGTGTTCACAATTCACTGACAGAGCTCATGGGGAACACCCCTCTCCTGCGCCTCCACAAGGTCACGGCCGGGGCGCGGGCACAGGTGCTCGCCAAGATCGAATACTTCAATCCGGGCGGCTCGGTGAAGGACCGCATCGCGGTACGGATGATCGAGGCCGCCGAGGCCTCGGGCGCGCTGCGGCCGGGCGGGACGATCGTGGAGCCCACGTCGGGCAACACCGGTGTCGGCCTGGCCATCGTCGCCCAGGAAAAGGGGTACCGCTGCGTCTTCGTCTGCCCCGACAAGGTGGCGGGCGACAAGATCGCGGTACTGCGGGCGTACGGCGCCGAGGTCGTCGTCTGCCCCTCGGCCGTCGCGCCCGAACACCCCGAGTCCTACTACTCCGTCTCCGACCGGCTCGCCGAGGAGATCAACGGCGGATGGAAGCCGGACCAGTACGCCAACCCGAACAACCCGCGCTCTCACTACGAGACGACCGGCCCGGAGATCTGGGAGCAGACCGAGGGACGGATCACCCACTTCGTCGCGGGCATCGGCACCGGCGGCACGATCACCGGGACCGGGCGCTACCTCAAGGAGATCTCGAACGGCCGGGTGCGGGTCATCGGCGCCGACCCCGAGGGCTCGGTCTACTCCGGCGGCAGCGGACGGCCCTATCTCGTCGAGGGCGTCGGCGAGGACATCTGGCCGCAGACCTACGACCGGACCATCTGCGACCAGGTCATCGCGGTGAGCGACAAGGACTCCTTCACCATGACGCGGCGGCTCGCACGCGAGGAGGCGCTGCTCGTCGGCGGCTCGTGCGGACTGGCGGCCGTGGCCGCGATCCGGGTCGCGGCCGAGGCGGACCCCGATGACGTCATCGTCGTGCTGCTGCCCGACGGCGGGCGCGGCTACCTGTCCAAGATCTTCAACGATGACTGGATGGCCGACTACGGCTTCCTCAGCTCCGAGACCGAGGAGCCGCGGATCAGCGACGTACTGTCCCGCAAGGGGTCCGTGCTCCCGGAGTTCGTGCACGTCCATCCGCACGAGTCGGTCGGCACGGCCGTGTCCATCCTGCGGGAGTACGACGTGTCGCAGCTGCCGGTAATGAAGGAGGAGCCCCCGGTCATGGCGGCCGAGGTCGTCGGATCGGTGGGAGAACGGGATCTGCTCGAGGCCCTGGTCAGCGGCCGGGCGACCGCCGACGACCCGCTCGAGGACCACATGGCGCCGCCGCTGCCCATGGTGGGCTCCGGCGAACCGGTGAGCGAGGCCGTGGGCGTGCTGGAAAAGGCGGGTGCCGCGGTCGTGCTGGTCGACGGCAAGCCGGCCGGGCTGATCACCCGTCAGGACCTGCTCGGCTTCCTCGCGGGCACCTGA
- a CDS encoding PQQ-binding-like beta-propeller repeat protein, translating into MTTHRRLRFAFIPAQIATLLIGAAACGGDSHGASHEAAKPAWNDTAVNAVSRPVIGSGVTAVTGLLPGGRLQTVVSDVHDGKRLWAHPAVISGRPAAMGVAPPAVAGPAGHAVVASVETHGRGAALVGRDTRTGAQRWTRNVGTTFGPAACGDMLCVSESTARKSADFAVVNPATGKPAWHMPGVAEVEWAGPKRVVLFRMSAHPTVEAHDLATGKTAWTFPVENALGRGADLSGGWAFGSAGEALIGYVAPYQTRKNGPLSPFGFFSLRLTDGKQQWAHKRLLRVYPSANPAVALITREVDGADRYGGFTELDPHTGRSMSRLTTTGAPGANWWLAFPQDLSAVGFLAHDRPSKMYDLRTGRAVGGHARAWSFCTTTPAPLKITGQQGFYPIAALCPYDLKTGKRLDAAQAVPPGWYTGAVDGWRVWRDEHGGLHGVHDGDGTSPGMYQ; encoded by the coding sequence GTGACGACCCATCGGCGACTACGTTTCGCGTTCATACCGGCACAGATTGCCACCCTGCTCATCGGCGCGGCCGCGTGCGGCGGCGATTCGCACGGGGCCTCCCACGAGGCGGCCAAGCCGGCCTGGAACGACACGGCGGTCAACGCGGTGAGCAGGCCCGTGATCGGATCCGGCGTCACCGCGGTGACCGGCCTCCTGCCAGGCGGGCGGCTCCAGACCGTCGTCAGTGACGTCCACGACGGCAAGCGGCTGTGGGCGCACCCGGCCGTGATCTCCGGCCGCCCGGCCGCCATGGGAGTCGCGCCGCCGGCCGTCGCCGGACCGGCCGGGCACGCCGTCGTGGCGAGCGTGGAGACACATGGGCGGGGCGCGGCGCTGGTGGGCCGCGACACGCGCACCGGGGCGCAGCGCTGGACGCGAAACGTCGGCACGACCTTCGGCCCGGCCGCGTGCGGCGACATGCTCTGCGTGTCCGAGTCCACCGCGCGCAAGTCGGCCGACTTCGCCGTGGTCAACCCCGCGACCGGCAAGCCGGCCTGGCACATGCCAGGAGTCGCCGAGGTCGAGTGGGCCGGCCCCAAGCGCGTGGTGCTGTTCCGCATGTCCGCCCACCCCACGGTCGAGGCACACGACCTCGCCACCGGCAAGACGGCCTGGACCTTCCCCGTCGAGAACGCCCTCGGGCGCGGGGCGGACCTCTCGGGCGGCTGGGCGTTCGGCTCGGCCGGCGAGGCGCTCATCGGCTATGTGGCCCCCTACCAGACCCGCAAGAACGGCCCGTTGTCCCCGTTCGGGTTCTTCTCGCTGCGGCTCACCGACGGAAAGCAGCAGTGGGCGCACAAGCGGCTCCTGCGCGTCTATCCCAGCGCGAACCCCGCCGTCGCACTGATCACCCGAGAGGTCGACGGCGCCGACCGGTACGGCGGCTTCACCGAGCTGGACCCGCACACCGGCCGCTCGATGTCGCGCCTGACCACCACCGGGGCGCCCGGGGCCAACTGGTGGCTGGCCTTCCCGCAGGACCTGTCGGCGGTCGGCTTCCTGGCCCACGACCGGCCGAGCAAGATGTACGACCTGCGCACCGGCCGGGCGGTCGGCGGCCACGCACGCGCGTGGTCCTTCTGCACGACGACGCCGGCCCCTCTGAAGATCACTGGACAGCAGGGCTTCTACCCCATCGCCGCACTCTGCCCGTACGACCTCAAGACCGGTAAGCGGCTCGACGCCGCGCAGGCGGTGCCGCCGGGGTGGTACACCGGGGCCGTCGACGGCTGGCGCGTGTGGCGCGACGAACACGGTGGCCTGCACGGCGTCCACGACGGCGACGGAACGAGCCCGGGAATGTACCAATAG
- a CDS encoding acetyl-CoA C-acetyltransferase, protein MPEAVIVATARSPIGRAFKGSLKELRPDDLTARIVRAALDKVPQLDPADIDDLLLGCGLPGGEQGYNMARVVAVLLGYDNVPGATVTRYCSSSLQTTRMAFHAIKAGEADVIVSAGVEMVSRFAKGSSDGLPDTMNPQFAGAQARTAKRGEGGTEAWHDPREDSEIPDVYIAMGQTAENVAEMRGISRADQDEFGVRSQNLAEEAINNGFFEREITPVELPDGTVVSKDDGPRAGTSLEKVSQLAPVFRPDGTVTAGNCCPLNDGAAAVVVMSDTKAAELGLTPLARIVSSGVSALSPEIMGLGPVEASQRALKLAGLTIDDIDLVEINEAFAAQVIPSYRQLGIDLDKLNVHGGAIAVGHPFGMTGARITGTLLNGLRTRDKTLGLETMCVGGGQGMAMVFERLS, encoded by the coding sequence ATGCCTGAGGCAGTCATCGTCGCGACCGCTCGTTCCCCGATCGGACGGGCGTTCAAGGGATCGCTGAAGGAACTACGTCCCGACGACCTCACCGCTCGCATCGTGCGCGCGGCGCTCGACAAGGTGCCGCAGCTCGACCCGGCCGACATCGACGACCTGCTGCTCGGCTGCGGCCTTCCGGGCGGCGAGCAGGGGTACAACATGGCCCGCGTGGTGGCCGTGCTGCTCGGCTACGACAACGTGCCGGGCGCGACCGTCACCCGCTATTGCTCCTCCTCGCTCCAGACCACCCGCATGGCCTTCCACGCGATCAAGGCGGGCGAGGCCGACGTGATCGTCTCGGCGGGTGTCGAGATGGTGAGCCGCTTCGCCAAGGGCAGCAGTGACGGACTCCCGGACACCATGAACCCCCAGTTCGCAGGCGCGCAGGCCCGTACGGCCAAGCGCGGCGAGGGTGGCACGGAGGCATGGCACGACCCGCGCGAGGACAGCGAGATCCCCGACGTGTACATCGCGATGGGGCAGACCGCGGAGAACGTCGCCGAGATGCGGGGCATCAGCCGGGCCGACCAGGACGAGTTCGGCGTCCGGTCCCAGAACCTCGCCGAAGAGGCGATCAACAACGGCTTCTTCGAGCGCGAGATCACCCCGGTCGAACTGCCGGACGGCACCGTCGTCTCCAAGGACGACGGGCCTCGGGCGGGCACGAGCCTGGAGAAGGTCTCACAGCTCGCTCCGGTGTTCCGCCCCGACGGCACGGTCACCGCGGGTAACTGCTGCCCGCTCAACGACGGCGCCGCCGCGGTCGTCGTGATGAGCGATACCAAGGCCGCCGAGCTGGGCCTGACCCCGCTCGCCCGCATCGTCTCCTCGGGCGTCTCGGCGCTCTCGCCGGAGATCATGGGCCTCGGCCCGGTGGAGGCGTCCCAGCGGGCCCTGAAGCTCGCCGGGCTCACGATCGACGACATCGACCTCGTCGAGATCAATGAGGCGTTCGCCGCCCAGGTGATCCCCTCGTACCGGCAGCTCGGTATCGACCTCGACAAGCTCAACGTCCACGGCGGCGCGATCGCCGTCGGCCACCCGTTCGGGATGACCGGGGCGCGCATCACCGGCACCCTGCTCAACGGCCTGCGGACCCGCGACAAGACGCTCGGCCTGGAGACCATGTGCGTCGGTGGCGGCCAGGGCATGGCGATGGTCTTCGAACGCCTCAGCTGA
- a CDS encoding DUF4287 domain-containing protein: protein MSLNHSPETHKNLIARIPKVTGRDLPEWFQAIDNGPSFLRCDERVNWLADEHGLSHGYAVALVHEHELHRRAVRF, encoded by the coding sequence ATGTCCCTGAACCACTCACCGGAGACGCACAAAAATCTCATCGCACGCATCCCGAAAGTCACAGGACGTGACCTCCCCGAGTGGTTCCAAGCCATAGACAACGGCCCCTCCTTCCTCCGATGTGACGAGCGGGTCAACTGGCTGGCAGACGAGCACGGACTCTCTCACGGCTACGCGGTCGCACTGGTGCACGAGCACGAGCTGCACCGGCGGGCCGTTCGCTTCTAG
- a CDS encoding PPOX class F420-dependent oxidoreductase yields the protein MDPSRARDFAREHHRAVLVTRHADGRPQTSPVICAVDDKGRIIVSTRETAAKTRNLLRDPRVTLCLFTDAFFGEWAQVDGEAEIVRLPDAMEPLVDYYRMISGEHPDWDEYRESMENDRRVLVRVTITHAGPDVHG from the coding sequence GTGGATCCGAGCCGAGCCCGCGACTTCGCCCGTGAACACCACCGGGCGGTCTTGGTCACGCGTCATGCCGACGGCCGACCCCAGACGTCACCCGTGATCTGCGCGGTCGACGACAAGGGAAGGATCATCGTCAGCACGCGTGAGACCGCGGCCAAGACCCGCAATCTGCTCCGCGATCCCCGAGTGACGCTCTGTCTTTTCACCGATGCCTTCTTCGGCGAGTGGGCGCAGGTCGACGGCGAAGCCGAGATCGTGCGCCTGCCGGACGCCATGGAGCCGCTGGTCGACTACTACCGGATGATCTCTGGTGAACATCCGGACTGGGACGAATACCGCGAGTCCATGGAAAACGATCGCCGGGTGCTGGTCCGCGTGACGATCACACACGCCGGCCCCGACGTCCACGGCTGA
- a CDS encoding Bax inhibitor-1/YccA family membrane protein, protein MHWTRRTSGGAGGRDQGRSLTLLTRCAADLVPRPSTPLATAGDRIANARRAGRRPGPRSDRDLRPEGQRGRSHALCRFVRRCRRRGRPTPVSPAGGGRYRAGRWSVPRRAVVGTAPVAGAMPTVYSLRIVTRKVARSTIAAGSSLRHRRLHRRRAEGPQASVSRSSKLLAPIFRAGGVRGGGALGIFFSVAVTMVGRRYLLLDLGPAGDGVRSRAPRTTPWLAASRPGVVCLETLRVQSRSRGRARAPPVRAATPLRW, encoded by the coding sequence ATGCATTGGACGCGCCGAACGTCCGGTGGTGCTGGTGGCCGCGACCAAGGACGGTCGCTCACGCTCCTCACTCGCTGTGCGGCCGACCTCGTCCCTCGGCCGTCCACTCCGCTCGCTACGGCCGGGGACCGCATCGCCAACGCGCGTCGCGCCGGCCGTCGGCCTGGTCCTCGGAGCGATCGTGACCTTCGGCCGGAAGGTCAGCGCGGGCGCTCGCATGCGCTTTGCCGCTTCGTACGGCGTTGCCGTCGGCGAGGTCGGCCCACACCCGTGTCTCCCGCAGGCGGTGGTCGGTACCGCGCCGGGCGGTGGTCGGTACCGCGCCGGGCGGTGGTCGGTACCGCGCCGGTCGCCGGCGCGATGCCCACCGTGTACTCCCTGCGGATCGTGACGCGGAAGGTCGCCAGGTCCACCATCGCGGCCGGGTCGTCGCTGCGACATCGACGACTTCATCGACGACGTGCAGAAGGACCGCAAGCGTCGGTATCCCGATCCTCAAAGCTGCTGGCGCCGATCTTTCGCGCCGGCGGCGTCAGAGGCGGCGGTGCGCTCGGCATCTTCTTCAGCGTGGCGGTGACCATGGTCGGCCGCCGCTACCTACTGCTCGACCTCGGCCCAGCCGGAGACGGCGTGCGCTCTCGCGCCCCTCGGACGACGCCGTGGCTCGCGGCGTCCAGGCCTGGTGTGGTCTGCCTCGAGACCCTGCGTGTTCAGTCCCGCTCCCGTGGTCGGGCCCGAGCCCCGCCTGTGCGCGCGGCAACGCCCCTGCGGTGGTGA
- a CDS encoding NAD(P)/FAD-dependent oxidoreductase translates to MGTASNMSEHVLIVGGGYVGMYTALQLRRKMRRRLRDGQLKITLVDPQSYMTYQPFLPEAAAGNLEPRHVVVSLRRVLPGVTILNGRVTGIDHALREATVRVVERGEDEPEEIRTVSYDLLVFCPGSISRTLPIPGLAEHGIGFKTVAEAIFLRNHVLRQLDIAASTTDAETRRRALTFVFVGGGYAGVEALAELEDMARDACEYYPDLDAKEMRWVLVEASDRILPEVGVDMGKWTVDALRRRGIDVRLQTLLKSAENLDLVLSDGEEFGTGTLVWTAGVRPNPLVKETDLPLDDKDRVKATAELTVEGVDNAFTAGDIAAVPDLTKPGEFCAPNAQHAVRQAKVLGDNVVAALRGGQLKAYKHAYAGSVASLGLHKGVAQVYGIKLRGLPAWFMHRTYHLSRLPTLNRKARVTADWTLALFFKREVVSLGTLERPREEFKLATKKY, encoded by the coding sequence ATGGGTACCGCATCGAACATGTCCGAACACGTGCTCATCGTTGGTGGCGGCTATGTCGGGATGTACACCGCTCTTCAGCTGCGGCGGAAGATGCGCCGGCGGCTACGGGACGGCCAGCTCAAGATCACGCTCGTCGACCCCCAGTCGTACATGACCTATCAGCCGTTCCTGCCCGAGGCGGCGGCGGGCAACCTGGAGCCGCGGCATGTGGTGGTCTCGCTGCGGCGCGTCCTGCCCGGAGTGACGATCCTGAACGGCCGCGTCACGGGGATCGACCACGCTCTCCGTGAGGCCACGGTCCGGGTCGTGGAGCGCGGCGAGGACGAGCCCGAGGAGATCCGGACGGTCTCCTATGACCTGCTGGTGTTCTGCCCTGGGTCGATCTCGCGGACGCTGCCGATTCCGGGCCTGGCCGAACACGGCATCGGATTCAAGACGGTGGCCGAAGCGATCTTTCTGCGCAACCACGTCCTTCGTCAGCTCGATATCGCCGCCTCCACCACGGACGCCGAGACGCGCAGGCGTGCGCTCACTTTCGTGTTCGTCGGCGGCGGGTACGCGGGTGTCGAGGCGCTCGCCGAACTCGAGGACATGGCGCGCGATGCCTGTGAGTACTACCCCGATCTCGATGCCAAGGAAATGCGCTGGGTGCTGGTCGAGGCCAGTGATCGCATTCTTCCCGAAGTCGGTGTCGACATGGGCAAATGGACCGTGGACGCGCTGCGCCGGCGCGGAATCGACGTTCGGCTCCAGACCCTGCTCAAGAGCGCGGAGAATCTCGACCTCGTGCTCAGTGATGGTGAGGAGTTCGGCACCGGGACGCTCGTGTGGACGGCGGGAGTCCGGCCTAATCCTCTTGTCAAGGAGACGGATCTTCCACTGGATGACAAGGACAGGGTGAAGGCCACCGCCGAACTGACCGTTGAAGGGGTCGACAACGCCTTTACCGCAGGTGATATCGCTGCTGTTCCCGATCTCACCAAACCCGGCGAGTTCTGCGCGCCGAACGCCCAGCATGCGGTACGTCAGGCCAAGGTTCTGGGTGACAACGTTGTCGCCGCGTTGCGGGGGGGTCAACTAAAGGCTTACAAACACGCCTATGCCGGATCGGTGGCCAGTCTCGGACTCCACAAGGGGGTTGCCCAGGTCTATGGGATCAAGCTAAGAGGGCTTCCTGCGTGGTTCATGCACCGTACGTATCACCTGTCCCGACTGCCGACTTTGAACCGCAAGGCACGGGTCACCGCAGACTGGACGCTCGCCCTGTTCTTCAAGCGTGAGGTCGTTTCGCTGGGGACTCTGGAGCGTCCGCGGGAAGAGTTCAAGCTGGCCACTAAAAAATACTGA